One genomic region from Nymphaea colorata isolate Beijing-Zhang1983 chromosome 10, ASM883128v2, whole genome shotgun sequence encodes:
- the LOC116262868 gene encoding alcohol dehydrogenase-like 4: MGSLPNHISEDAFELLATQSKVITCKAAVLWGPKEPFVIEEIQVEPPHKLEVRIKVICTSICHTDLSLWKGENEAQRKFPRILGHEAAGIVESVGEGVVDMKPGDHVIPIFSGECGDCKFCKSEKTNLCEKYRVDPFRSTMLGDGRTRFSVRGQPVYHFLSTSTFSEYTVLDHACVVKIDREAPLERMCLLSCGVSTGVGAVWNTAKMEAGSSVAIFGLGGVGLAVAEGARVSGASRIIGVDINPDKFIKAKAMGVTEFVNPRDYDRPVHQVIREMTEGGVDYSFECSGNYQVLRESFLSSHDGWGMTIIVGIHASPKMLPLHPMELFDGRGIIGSTFGGFKGKTQLPGLAIRCMKGEVNLEGFITHELPMSQINQAFKLLNEGKTLRCLLHVASSAVGLSG, translated from the exons ATGGGTAGCCTTCCGAATCACATCTCTGAAGATGCTTTTGAACTGCTTGCTACACAAAGCAAGGTCATCACTTGCAAGG CTGCCGTGCTTTGGGGTCCCAAAGAGCCGTTTGTGATCGAGGAGATTCAAGTTGAGCCCCCTCACAAGTTGGAGGTCAGAATTAAGGTCATCTGTACATCCATCTGCCATACTGATCTTAGCTTATGGAAAGGAGAG AATGAAGCACAGAGAAAGTTCCCAAGGATATTAGGCCATGAAGCTGCAGG GATCGTGGAGAGCGTGGGAGAAGGGGTCGTGGACATGAAGCCAGGGGATCATGTGATCCCCATCTTCAGTGGGGAGTGCGGAGATTGCAAGTTCTGCAAGTCCGAGAAGACCAATCTGTGCGAGAAGTACCGGGTTGACCCATTCCGGAGCACCATGCTCGGCGACGGCCGAACTCGATTCTCCGTCAGGGGGCAGCCCGTCTACCACTTCCTCTCCACCTCCACCTTCAGCGAGTACACCGTCTTGGACCACGCCTGCGTCGTGAAGATCGACCGGGAGGCGCCGCTGGAGAGGATGTGCCTGCTCAGCTGCGGGGTCTCCACAG GGGTTGGGGCTGTGTGGAACACTGCAAAAATGGAAGCTGGATCGAGCGTCGCTATCTTTGGGCTCGGGGGAGTGGGCCTTGCA GTTGCAGAAGGTGCGAGGGTGAGTGGTGCCTCCAGAATCATCGGTGTCGACATCAACCCGGACAAATTCATCAAAG CTAAAGCAATGGGAGTAACGGAGTTCGTCAATCCCAGGGACTACGACAGACCAGTGCATCAG GTGATTAGGGAGATGACTGAGGGAGGAGTGGACTACAGTTTCGAATGCTCCGGCAACTACCAAGTGCTGCGCGAGTCGTTTTTGTCTTCTCATGAT GGATGGGGGATGACCATAATTGTAGGGATACATGCAAGTCCAAAGATGCTGCCCTTGCACCCCATGGAGTTGTTCGACGGAAGAGGCATAATCGGCTCCACATTTGGAGGCTTCAAGGGGAAAACTCAACTGCCCGGTCTGGCCATAAGGTGCATGAAAGGG GAGGTGAATTTGGAAGGGTTCATAACGCATGAGCTGCCGATGTCTCAGATCAACCAAGCATTTAAACTGTTGAACGAGGGGAAGACCCTGAGGTGTCTGCTTCACGTGGCCTCCTCTGCCGTCGGCTTGAGCGGCTGA